ATGGCACCATCTAAAGTAATCCATTTGCACTTGATATTTTGAGACCTATATCTACAATTTTGGAGTATACTTGTAGAGTATAGAGAAGTACCAGTTACTGTTGCTCCACCAAAAAAGAAAAGCCCATAAGTTTTCCCACAGCAACTGCCTTCGATCAACACTTTATGTTGTACATTTATCTATTAGGTAATTCGAATAGTTAGAGCTTCGCTtagattaatgagaaaattgGTCGACATTATcgggaaatatattgaaagaagCAAGAATTCTGATAACCGAGATGTCATCATCATCATAGTTTACCGTTTGTATTCgatgcttttgttattattttctattcctttTGGTTCAGGCATTTTGCCCTCCAGTATTCTTCTATTTAGTTTCTTCAAGTCTTTCTCGGCctgcctcttctccttggccatAATGGGGTCCattgtgttatttttttgatcatttcagttggttttcttcACATTATATGCCCAGCTCAGTtgagtctttgtgcttttatgtatctcactatattttccttctCCAGCTCTTTgtctatttctttttctttgcaTCTGAGATGTAATAGAGAATGAGAGTTTGCAAGAAGGAAGCATTTGAGATAGAATATTATAAGCaatattgttatacatttaatataattggaaatatcCTCAACTGATGACTGTTCTGTTCCACTTTTTACAATGTCAGTTATTTAATTTAAGCGACCTTGTACTTCTCTAAATGTGTTGAGATGGAAGTAACCTACAGTCAATGATTGATTCGAACATCATAAGGTTATGTTCAATTTCGTCGCGTTCAAAGTGTTCGGGTAAATCAGCTCGGTAATAGTTCTTTTGATTGCCCTGGAATGTGTGTTctgaaatatacattttgaacaCAGCCATCTCCAACTCAAGTTTTAAAATAGATTTATGATTTAGTATGTgaaattaatctatttttttcgatttagaGATTACAAGAACATTCATTTGATTTGTTTGAATGTGTAACGTGACGACAAATAAAGTAGGTCATGTTTTGTATAATATCAAATCAATcacaatatatttcatattgttATTAGTGTGAGTAAGCCCGagattgtaattttaaaaaacctatgcttcattaaataaaatgttgtaacgcaaaatgaaaatcaatattcatatttcgtTATCAATAGAAAACTATAGGTTTTGCGTAACTGAacttttactttactttactattataattataatttataatagtaataaagGTAAGTATTTCAACATTCCAGAATGCGGTTCAAAATTCTATTTACCTATGTGtgcaataattagaaaaaaaaacatgtctTTACTTTTATTACATGAATCGAAATATTGATTAGAAaggaatattaaataaaacaacttcAAGATCAAGTTCAATCCCAGATTTTTTCTTATCTATATTTAAATCACATTGTCCATTAATTTACgaatgataaatttattatgacTTCTTTTATTTAAGAAAAGGGATAATGAAATTAACAAATCGATTTCTAAAATGTTTGAGACTTCGTCAGATCCAGATATTCTGCTAAACGTATTTGTTTATGAACCTCATCTACAAATTCATCATACTCCGCTTCAAAAAAAGTACCAGCGTATATTTCCATATTGTATTTCTTTATAAACGTTTGTGTTTGAAATTTTGGTCTTCCTTTATAATGCGTTTTGCTTATTCTGTAACTAGGAAAGCTTATACTATTCGGTTGCTTCAATAATAAGAATACGAATCGATGTAATCCCGTGCCTTTCGGAGGACCGGCTCCAATATATTCAGTTAAAGTATCTCCTTTTTCAAAGTGATTATCTGGAATATTAACCACTAACCAGTGATGCCATTCTCGTAGGAACGGTTTTTGTCGACTGGGAGCGTCTATATCTGTCATAACCAAGCTGTAATGAGttcctataacaaaaatatatctataatttttattttacttgtaTCAAATAGTTGTTTCACGATTTAGAAAGTATGCGTTGCTGAGTTTTTAAACGTAAAAACACTCTTACGTATCATCAGGGCTATCTTTGGCCTCTGTTTCCCCACCGAACCGCTGTTAAGAATTACTTCGGGAAAAAAAGATCCAGCTTTACAGCTCTTCCATCAGTTGCTTCTTTCTTCtcgattttacttttttctttttttttctctcttcatAGAGTTACTTCAACACTATAACGACGAAAGGTTTCGTTGCTGACTATGTGGTGTCCGTTGAGGGCTTAGCCTCCAGCATATCCCTACGCGCTACTGGTTCTTATAGTGCAGCCTCATAGTTGCGACGAAGCATGCTGAAACTCGAATAAACGCACTTGCATTGACTCCTGCATAGGTCGAGTGCTTCGGGGAATCTTTAAGTTTGAACCTATGGAAAGGTTCTCTCAAGTATCCGTGTCCAGAGAGTATTTGAGTCAGGTAGTCATTCATCTTTCTGTATAGGTAGCTAAGCGTCATCGGATATTTTGTGGTAGGCGCTCAATCGATTGACTGATGTCCAGTTCCATTCTGATTCTTGCGTCTGTAATGCGTCTGCCTAGATGGAAATTCCATATGTGTTCACAGATGTAATTATCGACAAGACAGCTCCACTTTTCTACTTTGGTTCAGCATAAGCCGAGTTGAGATGTTCCTTGCTCAAGAGGCATTTATATTCATGAGCTTTGATTATTGAAGTTCGATAGGGCATTAATCATCATTCCCAAGTATCGTATGAAAAGTGAGAATGTGATTGCCTGCTTTTAAATTTGCAGCTAAATCATCTCCGTTGGTTTTCTGTTGACAATCGGTAGAGCCTCTGTTTTGTGTTCTGCTAATTTTAGGCCGACTGAGTCTATTAACCTACAGATATTATCGAGGACTGTATCGAAAGTTGATCCTCTAGGTAATTTGCCACAATGGTATGAGACGTGCGTCCCCTAGTCATGTCAGGTTCAGTATCTCATACAAGATGCTCTACAAGAGAGGACCTAGCACTAAGCCATGATATAGTCGTCCTGTTTGTGATATGTGTGTGTAGTTTTACAGAATAAATCAACATCATGTAATATATTCACAGCTTTCCCATACCAAGTTCTATTTGAGATAGATTGAcaccacaaaaaaaaacaagagagTTGAACTATTGAAGTCAAGTGAATTGGTTAAATGTAATTACATTTTCGTCTATAAAAGTTGAGAgaatatgagaattgataattatattaGGTGTGAATGTTCGGTATGGAATCAGAACATCAGCTGCAtcaatttaaatttgtattttctactCACGATGTACGACGAACGAAACCTGACTTCTTGACATAAGTCGCTTTTGCTTCGCGTCTTCTAGGCCAATAAAAGTCTTGCCGAAAATGGAAAATGTGCTAAACTGGAGATGTTTTGATACGTTGAGAACTCTACTATGAAACAGATGGAAgctatttagaaaaaatcgaaaGAATCCTTCCAGAATTGCTTTAGATAGAAAATTAACGTTGGGATAAATGCGAACGAAATTTCTTTGTAAGATGTTACCTGTTTactttttcatgataaaatcaTGTACATTTACATCTTGATCACATCTAAACTGAACAGCTGATATGATGAATTGAAGTCAAAAATTTTGGTCCAAACTAGAACCCAAAGAAGAAATCATATTATTCACCTTTTTTGTCAACATTCCAAATCACTTTTGGAGCTAATTTTGTGTATCTCGCTGGAATAATCGCTCCATCTTTAACTGTCGCCCTAGGATACTTCACTTTTAATACATTTGGAGGTGGTTTCTCAAGTATATCTGGAACTAATCCTTTTTCCGACCAGGAGACATGTCTGGATACAAAGATGATTGCTTTGTAACAACCAAAAGCTAgcgtcttcaaaaacatttccTTCAAGCATTTTTGTGTTTCAGAAGTAAACTAATTCACTTTTAATTTTAAGGCTCAACATATTGGTTAACGTGACGTATGTTATTTGATtctaaaatgacattttttatatttcttctttttttgtaatgtcAATGGATAACATCAAATTCATATTTGGTAATGTTTATGAGTTTATATAACGATCatcatcaattttatcatttacgTCATCGCTTTGAGCTAGTTTCAGGCCGATTTGGATCactttctcttcttcttcttagtacagaaaacataatttttgtttgatataagACAGGAAAAAAGTTAGAATATTTACTTGACCAGGATgatgaaaactttttaataattggaattgaATGTTATTTACCATCTGTTATTTAGATATTCTAGACAATACCTGGTTTATAGGAAATTACtatagtttttgaaaactaaaataatagtAAGGTGGATTTGCCAGAACAATACAATCAAACTTctttagatataaaatatttttaagcagTTCTATCAACTCCATCTAGATCCATTAGATAATAAGTTGGTttgtagtttatttatttttcatgttcTATTTTAGaagaagttttttaataatttttagaagagagataaaatttgaggtatcgactttcttcaaaaaattattaaaaaactaattttaaaacaggagAGGCCTAAAATCaggaacatttagatgcatttatatatcaaaagatataagaaataagaaaagtCGCTTTTGtcttaatcattaattttttctactgTCTGCAAATTTATGTAGAAGTTGTGGTCAGCGGATGCCCTTTTTACacattaaattttgtaatttttctttgttgatCTTGAGCTTGGCTTTGTAGAGAGTGATATATTATCAATTCTGGCTTGATTCCGAAGCCGCAGTTCAATCAATTAGTGATTATCACCGAGCTGCtatttatagtatattgtttTAGTGTTGCTTTTGCGATACTGAGACTATTTAACTTTTAGCCACTTTTTACTTTTTCGTCATTTTCGgaagttttgtttgttataaCTGGGCAACTGATTTGTTTAAAATCCAAAATATCTGTATATGCCATTTGAACAACTTTGGGGTATGGTTTCCTAGTCTTAGCTATTATTGCTACCATGTACCAAGGTTTCGGCGTGAATATATACACTAGCTACCTAGAGCCTCTTTGGTGGAGTTTACTGAATCACATTCCATTTAAGAGTCCCTTGATTCCATAAACTTTTCGTTTATTACCGTTATGGGCGGGCGGTCTACAACTTGTAAAAACATTACAGACAAAATTCCACCACGATTCTGGCCGGATTCAGTGTCAGAATAGTACgtaaatccttttttttctcaataaaacttAGTGTCTCCTTAAACAAGTAGCAATTTCTGATGCTTCCTAATAACCAGTACCTTCATGCCTTTGTAGTTTTTCTAAGAGATATATCATATGAAGTAAATATAATAGTATAATTGCCCCAACTCCAAACTTATGATCAGTATTTTACCAAGATCCATCGTGAAACATTGAGGCGATTGATCATTTTTAGCTTTGTCTTTATCGATTTTCTTATGACCTTTTGTTCCATCTTTGCGAATGCGGTGGACGTTGTATTCTTCTTTACTTTTGTTATTGACATCTGCCgacaattattttcttattgaacACATAAAGACATATTGATCTTTTTTTGTGACATGAAATCCATAGTTAAACTTGTTTGTGAAAATTGTCTCATGGAAACTAGCTTCCCAGGTTCACTATCATGGTACTTGTAGTATTCTACGTGATCTAGTTAAAGCCTTATCTCACTAAATCATATCATATTGATGATAAGTATTTTCTCTTACTGCTATTCCGACAATAGTGACAATCAACCACAGACAGGGATTTGATGTGGTTCCTAATATCTGACTTTCTGTTGGAGGGTTATCTTTTACCTCTATGATCTATAATCTTAACATCTGTAGGAGACATTTAATTGGTGACAGACTCTTCTTTTCTGAGATATTATAGAGTcccaaaaatagtttttcaccACCTTGATGATCTGCTCTTTCTCATCATAAGTCAAAGTGTGTATCAAGGTATGCTTGGGTCTGTTGGTATCTACCATACACTTTCTTTTTACCGGAAGACATTTCACTCTTTTGCCAATGAATGACCAGCTATATATTTCTCGAAATTTTGCCGTACACTTGTAGTGGCATTTGCAGTCAATATCTTTAACTGCCCTTgaacaaactttttttccaGACGTGTTTTTGTACTCACTACCACCTAGTGTCGATTggttttcaaaattcttttccAATTCTCCAGATTTTGGTTGCGTTTCCTATTTTATAATATGTGTATTAGATCCAATGGCaactaacaataattttaagAGGTAATTTACTTTGGGTTACTTTTATTGATTAAAGTATTTATTGACAAGAATTTTGTATACTTATCTACTTTCCACAAAATTTGTATATCACACCTATTGACGTCTAAGACGGACgatataagaaattaattacttttattGAAGAAGTAGAAAAGCTGGCCTGTGTTTGGTTAGTTTAATTCAGTGTATAGCTTTGCATTCGATATTATAAACAACGATATATTTtctacacaaaaatttattcatgttTTCTGAGTtcataaaataatgatatatttcAAGATGTGAATTATCTATTCAAAGATTTCTCATTTTACTACCggttatagaaaaaacaaaccCAATTTATAGAAACTGCAGTTCTTTGAAGTATAAAGTGAATAATGGCTCGTTTCAGACAAACGGGCAATTtagtaaaaacaaaagtttcGTGAAGCTTTGATGTGAAGAAGAATCAAATGAGTTTCTTATCAAGCTATCTCAGAAAAGAGTCTAGAATaatgtttttgagaaattcaaTGTAAGTGAAACGGAAATGAATAAGTGAGCGTAATTCTTGATTCCATTATATTTTAATGGCGTGTTAGTTTCAAATCTTATTTTGTCTTATTTGATTTCagatttaaaaagaaatctCTAACTAATTGTAACTGTTCACTGAAAATCCTTTGAGATAGTGTTAAAACACAATGGAATAAGTTTTAAATactgaattgaattttcacagGAAGATCATAATTCTTAAGTTACTCAAGTTTCTAAAATGTTCTGATTGACTTCAATATGATGTTAGAATGTATTATGATTGTTGTTATAAATGACAGTACCTAATGGAATTTTGTGTACAGGGTTTATACAGACAACTGAGGTTATTCCAGAAGActtgaattgtttaaaaataattttgttcattgGCAACACTTGATGGTTATTTCTATAGGATGGGTAAAGTTGTAGAGCCGGCAAATAGGAAACGAATCCTCGTAGGATGCAAGAGATCCAATATCAATGTCTGTAAATGTATGGTGCAAGATTCTAGGTGGACAAATAAGTGGGCAATTTTTTTGATGGGACAGTTGAtgaagaaacatatttaaaCTTATTATAGGACTAATTGCTACTTATTTTAGAAGACACATCCTTAGCCATTCGTCGTGACATTCTTATAACATGATAGTGGCCCAACACATTAAACCATATACGAGAATGGTCCTAGAAAAACCTGGCCCAGCAGGGGGCCAACACAAAAATCTCTTTTAGTTCAATACACTTTTACcagcgatgtttaataagttcgatCCAAATACGGCTGTCTTTGAttgatttctttgaaaaaatgttgcaataagttcgcataatactcgctgttgatagtttttcttttttcaggatattcaatggaaattatcccatgCGCATCTCAAACAACCGACGCTATGACCTTGCCCGTAGatagaacggtctttgccttctttggatccggttctcccttttcagtccattgttttgattgaaaaggcgcaaaaatttggctttattttGGTGAAACATTTCCAAACATTCGATgtaaacatcttcacgacgcattttttttctattgtgagcaaacaCGACACtcatcttgcacacagctttcgcatgtccaaattttcagttaatatgcgatgtaccgcattttttgaaatgcccACTATGTCTATTAGCTTTATGTTAATAAcggagtagaatctagttcatttttattatagtgGTTGAGCTAAGACCTTTGAAACacaagtattgtatcacataacgatgacccattttttccatattcacaaattcactgaaaacattttctattgatGGCTgcaaaacaaatactaaataacgtggcgtcttcaaacttgaaatatatgctgtATAGTTAATACAGTGGTATTATTCAAGCAGCTACTGCAAATCTTTAGTTCAGGAAAGATATTTCAGGGACCATTCATCGATATTTCAGATCAAGCATACCTTGATAGATCTATaggtttatttatttgttcacCCAGATATCCTAGCTTGCTTGGATATTTATTTATGGGACCCAATAAAAGTTCTCGTTGATATGATATGATTGAAAGAAAACGACAGGCAAAACGAAGTATTTCAATGGTAGAAATTAAAATTCCAGTCCTAATCAGGGGTCAGCGACTGCAGCACCACTAATTACGTACTTAGTTATCTAAGTCGTTAATGATTAGATTTGCCACATGGTTTATCTAATGATTTGTAGTACCAGCTTTACATTTAGAAAACGACATCTAGCGGAGTATAGGAACAGTTCAAATTACTGCAGGTAGAATTTGAAATGTCCGTGTTAACTCAATGgaagaaattggaaaatgatattggaaatttttttgatatttactaGAGTTTCTAATAACTGTGAAAAATGACAAAGCCACATAAACTAATCTAATTTCAAATGCTTCCACTCAGAAGTAGAAATATTTGAGTTGTGCCGACGACTGGAAATAAACTATAAGCATAAAAATCGGTCCAGTGTAAACTATcgattttaactatattttttagattatttatcAGCCTTTCTGATAAATTTGTACTCACATTAAAGCATATTatgataaatgaataattaaaaaatattatagttaaagtcaaaagttcACAGTGGGTTGATTTCTATGCACGCAAGTATATTAATCGACGAGTCCAAGTTCCAAAAAATCTAGAAACTACCCTTCACCGTTCCATGTTATTTCGTTATTTATGGTTCTGGATGACACTATGACGGAAACCGTGAGATAAGAAGTAGCTCAATCGATGTTAATAATTTCGGCCAAAACAAGATAAGATAAGGAAAAACATTAGATATATGAGAAGCATTagtaacaaacaaaataaatgtctcataaattaaaaactattggAATGAAGTTCCATCGAGTTATATGAAGCAGATCACAATAAGTTatgtatatttgatataaaagcAAAAATGGGTTTTATGTTGTGAATCGGCAATGGATAAACAAAGTTATAAGACAATTAACATCAACATTTTGACATCATagatttgttatttataaaaaattgatatatatatatatatatatatatatatatatatatatatatatatatatatatataaacgagttGATGATATAGTATTTCCAAGCAACATTATTTTCCGCAATTTTTTTGGAGCTTTGTTTGAGCTATTCAAACGATGTCATAAAACAAAGAGAGATTTTAACAAATTGGTTTCCgtgtttggtttttttttcgtttgaaGGCAAAATTATGGATTGTTTGTCCCACAAATACTTAACCCGAAATGCTTGCTATAAATCTTTATTGTCAATTATTTTGAAGGGCTGTAGCTCGAGTTCGAGCTTGAAGGTAACActtcatgaatttttcattgtattacatttcaatttttcagtttatgGACCCGTGACATGCGACGGAATCGCAATTAGAACGTTGAGATGAAATGTAGCTTTCTGAAGAAAAACACCTAGCACGCCACAATGCTCTTGTTTGCGATTCTTTATGGTCGTTATAGTTTGATATCGTGTATACTATTTTGTGTCATCCTAGAAGATGGTCGCAATTTCCGTGTCAGAAATATATATGAGGAGAATTCCGATAAAACcataaaatagaacaaaatattGTCTCAGTGATATTTTTCGTTGCATCATTTTTGTTGAAGAACATTACTAGAAATGGATAGCGTACAAGTAAGAGTATAttatctatgattttttttataatgaaataaatacttttataatttGAAGAACTGATGATTCTTTACCTACTCTCACTTTTCCATAACTAGAACGCTAGAAATCATCATGAATAGTACTGGCGGTCTATTAAAAGAGGTTGATGGTGGAATTTTACTAACGTACCTCATTTCATTAAATCCTATAAATATTATGCTTATAGATATGGTGAATTTATCGTTTGAACTACtaactttacatattttttagcATTTGATAATATACgatttgatttataataaaaaataagaaattttttcgtACAAAAAAGAAGGTaacgagtgaaaaaaaaaagaaatagaactGTATATTCTTTGAATATACAACTTTCTCACAAATTAATTAGAATTAGAAGTGATAATATCCTTATTAATCTTTGTGATAATGATTTCTGAAAGTTTGTTATCTGAgcattactattttttttaaaattttgtacaagCAAATAAGGATAACTTCAGAATTGACATTATGAAGATATTAATTAACTAATATTcacttttataattgatttattctCAGTTTATTCGATTGTAGAAACTCAAGTGAATGATAATGAGAATTTGACGAACTACTGATAGAAGAATCATTATTAACATCAATTACTAAGTTCTGTCTATCAGTTAGGTCTtccagaatatattttttacttacttttaCTCTATATTTCACGTGtccaaattaataattttttttttgcagaGGATACCTCTTCACTAAAACTATATAGATGATCGAGAagttcaaaagtatttttttatgtaaactGGCTCTGTTGACTCGGAGTAATGTGCTTCAGAAATATCTTTATCATTGATTTTAGATATTTGTTCGTATTTTCGTCCAACATCAATAAATGATATGCTTCAACTATTTAGGTTTTTCTTCAATctcatttttatgaatgttcACAttgtgacatttttaatgacagCTAACAATATAAAAGTGATATTCAActcattgttaaaaatattcatgaGTTGTTAGAGTTTGAGAGAATTTTTCCACAATGGCATATCTATAAACAATGTTAAGATCAGCATAGCTCTCGGCTACCGTCGTAGACTTCTATCCACCTTGCTGGCCAAGAAGTGAAGGATCTATGAAAATAGTAGCCTCTATATTGCTTTGGTTCTGGCAGTTTCAGAAACTCGGCTACAAAGAAAAGAATTTTcccaaatatttataacaagtAGATTGACAGTACATTCCGTTTTTGTATTTGTACGATCAATGATTCATTTGTTGTTTCGATATATTCTACTAATAAATTACACAATTCCCCACGCCGATGGGTTCCAAATAATCCGAAAATAGTTGCAACTTTAACCATCAACTGTTTCTCATCCAGTTTCTCGTTTATAAACGTTTCAAATTGTTTATGTGAgagcattttttatttttttttggacgATATCCtccaatttttcgttttaaattaaatatatactaACATCAACATTGAAAATTCACTCTACAAAATTGATGAGCTCCATATGGTTGATTTTTCTGCTAAGAAAACAGGTTCATTGAAGTTCTCttctatattttccaatttacacCAGGTGAGGAAATTGGTATATGCAATATCCTACTCCTGCGCTGATATTTTAGCTAGGACCTCCAAAGGCAGACTTTTCAATGTTCataacaacaatcaaaactCTTATCAATTATTCAGCTATCGACAAAACGTATTAGCAATCACGAACCATAGACAAGAAATGACCAAGAACGTAAATTAAATGATACTACTGAAAATTTATGGCATCACTAGAACTGCTTTTACATTACCAAATATTAATGGAATTATAGAATCAAACGTACTAAAAAATACAgtttacagtaaaaaaattgtatggaaaGTATTGGGATGTgaatataagaagaaaaaatggtACAGAGTTTGAATAAACTAAAGTAAAAACCATGTGGAACCTAACAAGTAAGCTGtcacaagaaaa
The sequence above is drawn from the Diorhabda carinulata isolate Delta chromosome 6, icDioCari1.1, whole genome shotgun sequence genome and encodes:
- the LOC130895168 gene encoding protein D2-like gives rise to the protein MFLKTLAFGCYKAIIFVSRHVSWSEKGLVPDILEKPPPNVLKVKYPRATVKDGAIIPARYTKLAPKVIWNVDKKGTHYSLVMTDIDAPSRQKPFLREWHHWLVVNIPDNHFEKGDTLTEYIGAGPPKGTGLHRFVFLLLKQPNSISFPSYRISKTHYKGRPKFQTQTFIKKYNMEIYAGTFFEAEYDEFVDEVHKQIRLAEYLDLTKSQTF